A single Pseudoalteromonas phenolica DNA region contains:
- a CDS encoding carbon-nitrogen hydrolase family protein — MHPQAFIVQMCSTMSAEQNFNYLQQQLTQANLKQPTLVCLPETWLCFNKDGVTTLEQSKSNHLWVEKLAQLCRQFGIWLAAGTIALPSENTGKYHAASLLFNEQGEVVAQYNKIHLFDAQVQDGSGGYRESKFTQAGSDVVVVDSPFGRIGLSVCYDVRFAGLYQQMMALGADIILVPSAFTTVTGEAHWLPLLQARAIETQCYVLAAAQVGQHDNGRATYGHSVAISPWGEVLVNAKTELTNIECQLDLSELQQVRASLPVHQHNRFKSTFYE, encoded by the coding sequence ATGCATCCTCAGGCCTTTATTGTGCAGATGTGCTCAACCATGAGCGCAGAGCAAAACTTCAACTATCTGCAACAGCAACTTACCCAAGCAAATTTAAAACAACCGACTTTAGTCTGTTTACCCGAAACTTGGTTATGTTTTAACAAAGACGGCGTAACAACGCTTGAGCAGAGTAAAAGCAATCACCTTTGGGTTGAGAAGTTAGCGCAACTGTGTCGCCAATTTGGTATTTGGCTTGCAGCAGGCACTATAGCATTACCCTCTGAAAATACTGGTAAATACCATGCTGCCAGCCTACTCTTTAATGAGCAGGGTGAGGTTGTCGCGCAATACAACAAGATCCATTTATTTGATGCGCAAGTACAAGATGGTAGTGGTGGCTATCGAGAGTCCAAGTTTACCCAAGCGGGCAGTGATGTGGTAGTTGTCGATTCGCCCTTTGGCAGAATTGGTTTAAGTGTATGTTATGATGTGCGTTTTGCAGGCCTTTATCAGCAGATGATGGCACTGGGTGCAGATATTATTTTAGTCCCTAGCGCATTTACCACAGTCACTGGCGAAGCGCATTGGTTGCCTTTACTACAAGCCCGAGCCATAGAAACACAGTGCTATGTATTGGCGGCAGCACAAGTAGGACAGCATGACAATGGCAGAGCGACTTACGGCCACAGTGTTGCTATCTCACCTTGGGGTGAGGTGTTAGTGAATGCCAAAACTGAGCTGACAAACATAGAGTGTCAGCTAGATTTATCAGAACTCCAACAAGTTCGTGCCAGTTTACCTGTGCACCAACATAACCGATTTAAGAGCACGTTTTATGAATAA
- the mreD gene encoding rod shape-determining protein MreD, which yields MIKRHYLLICFSLFLALVMALMPLPLSTDIFRPDWVLLVLMYWSLALPHRVNIGWAWVTGLIIDLATGSPLGVNSLCYSVCIYITVSNFQKIRNFSIWQQAVLVGLFLALYHLLQFWLNHFLLDIYFNPEYLWPALTGMFCWPWIFLLLRKYRRQFRIR from the coding sequence ATGATTAAACGTCATTATTTATTAATTTGCTTTTCACTTTTTTTAGCTTTGGTTATGGCACTGATGCCGTTACCTTTGTCGACAGATATCTTTAGACCTGATTGGGTTCTGTTGGTACTGATGTACTGGTCATTGGCCTTGCCACATCGCGTGAATATTGGTTGGGCGTGGGTGACTGGTCTCATTATAGACCTAGCAACAGGTTCACCGCTCGGCGTTAATTCATTGTGCTATTCAGTATGTATTTACATCACCGTAAGTAACTTCCAAAAAATTCGTAACTTCTCAATTTGGCAACAAGCTGTACTTGTGGGGTTATTCTTAGCCTTGTATCACTTACTGCAATTTTGGTTGAATCACTTTTTACTCGATATTTATTTCAATCCTGAGTACTTATGGCCTGCTTTGACGGGAATGTTTTGTTGGCCATGGATTTTCTTATTGCTGCGTAAATATCGAAGACAATTTAGGATCAGATAA
- a CDS encoding Maf family protein, with product MMTMLYLASASARRKQLLAQLGYEFTQFSVDADESQLVGETPLQLVERLARLKAQTGVALGYDDKPVLGSDTVVVVDNLALGKPVDEADFTAMMQRLSGRTHQVLTAIAVANKHRILSQVVVTDVTFKALTNEEIAAYWQSGEPQDKAGGYGIQGLGGRFVTQMSGSYFAVVGLPLYETDELIKAFIAGAHE from the coding sequence ATAATGACCATGCTTTACCTCGCTTCAGCTTCAGCAAGACGTAAACAACTGCTTGCGCAATTGGGCTATGAGTTCACACAATTTTCAGTTGATGCAGATGAATCGCAGTTAGTTGGTGAAACACCTCTACAATTAGTTGAACGTTTGGCCCGTCTTAAGGCTCAAACAGGGGTTGCTTTAGGCTATGATGACAAACCTGTGTTGGGCAGTGATACCGTTGTTGTGGTGGATAATTTAGCACTGGGCAAACCTGTAGATGAAGCTGACTTTACAGCTATGATGCAGCGTTTATCGGGTCGAACACATCAAGTATTAACCGCCATTGCCGTTGCCAACAAACATCGAATATTAAGTCAGGTGGTGGTGACGGATGTGACGTTTAAAGCATTAACAAATGAAGAAATTGCCGCTTATTGGCAGTCGGGTGAACCACAAGACAAAGCTGGCGGGTATGGGATCCAAGGTCTCGGAGGTCGTTTTGTTACCCAGATGTCGGGTAGCTATTTTGCCGTAGTAGGCTTACCTTTATATGAGACAGATGAATTAATAAAAGCATTTATAGCGGGGGCGCATGAGTAG
- the mreC gene encoding rod shape-determining protein MreC, whose translation MNLLFGRTISLQFRLTVAVILSILLILGDRYTSGGTVLRTSLHTLVSPLLYFANVPYEVLSLGARSLQTRDQLLDENQALREKQLLQSEQLQQLQFLQKENQELRALLNASSREASSRLIGQVLSVHSNRYSHQVVINRGTIDGLQIGQAVIDELGIVGQVTHTGTTTSRVLLVTDTTHATPVRILRNDVRTVVEGMGKLNQLTLSHVPHSLDVRIGDVLVTSGLGGTFPEGYPVAVVTSIDRDESVPFAKVYAEPIAQLDRVRLLVVLGKQSLETRND comes from the coding sequence ATGAATCTATTATTTGGCCGTACGATATCACTACAATTTAGGCTGACCGTAGCGGTCATTTTAAGTATTTTACTGATACTTGGTGATCGCTATACGAGTGGCGGTACGGTGTTGCGTACCAGTTTGCACACTCTGGTAAGCCCACTGTTGTACTTTGCTAATGTGCCGTATGAGGTACTAAGCTTAGGTGCGCGTAGCTTACAAACTCGAGATCAATTGCTTGATGAGAACCAAGCACTCAGAGAAAAACAGTTGCTTCAGAGTGAGCAACTGCAGCAACTACAATTCCTCCAAAAAGAAAACCAAGAGCTTAGAGCACTGTTAAATGCCTCTTCACGAGAAGCAAGCTCGCGTCTTATTGGTCAAGTACTTTCTGTGCATTCAAACCGTTATAGTCATCAGGTGGTGATAAACCGAGGCACAATTGATGGTTTGCAAATAGGCCAAGCGGTTATTGATGAACTCGGCATTGTCGGACAAGTTACGCATACCGGCACCACAACTTCTCGCGTCTTACTCGTGACAGATACCACGCATGCGACACCAGTGCGTATTTTAAGAAATGATGTACGCACAGTTGTTGAAGGCATGGGTAAATTAAATCAGTTAACCCTGTCTCATGTACCCCATAGTTTAGATGTGAGAATTGGTGATGTGTTGGTTACTTCAGGGTTAGGCGGTACTTTTCCTGAGGGGTATCCTGTTGCTGTTGTAACTTCTATAGATCGTGATGAAAGCGTACCTTTTGCTAAAGTGTATGCGGAACCAATTGCGCAATTAGACCGAGTCCGCTTATTGGTGGTATTAGGAAAACAAAGCCTGGAAACTCGTAATGATTAA
- the rng gene encoding ribonuclease G: MSSELLINVTPSESRVALIENGVLQEIQVERVGNLGIVGNIYLGKVSRVLPGMQAAFVDIGLEKAAFLHASDIVNSASVEEGVDDQPVKKVQDIRELVKQGQYIMVQVVKDPLGTKGARLTTDITIPSRYLVFMPDATHVGVSQRIETEEERSRLKKIVAQYNDENGGFIVRTAAEGATEAELQHDAEFLKKLWQKIIGRRRKTSKAAILHEDLTLAFRTLRDYVGEDMERIRVDSKLTYQELKTFTEEFVPLLSNALEYYPGERPIFDLFDVESEIQKALHRKVELKSGGYLIIDQTEAMTTVDVNTGAFVGHRNLEETIFNTNVEATSAIARQLRLRNLGGIIIIDFIDMVSDEHKRRVLHSLETALSKDRAKANINGLSALGLVEMTRKRTRESLEHILCDVCPSCSGRGSLKTVETVCYEILREIVRVNRAYDADKFMVYASAAVSEALINDEYHNLAELELFIGKQVSIQTENLYSQEQFDVVMM, from the coding sequence ATGAGTAGTGAATTATTAATTAATGTGACACCAAGTGAGAGCCGTGTCGCATTAATCGAAAATGGCGTGCTGCAAGAAATACAAGTTGAGCGAGTGGGCAACCTAGGTATTGTAGGCAATATTTACTTGGGTAAAGTGAGCCGAGTGTTACCAGGTATGCAGGCTGCCTTTGTAGATATAGGCCTAGAAAAAGCCGCATTTTTGCACGCTTCTGATATCGTCAACAGTGCCTCTGTTGAGGAAGGTGTGGATGATCAGCCCGTCAAAAAAGTACAAGATATTCGTGAATTGGTTAAGCAAGGCCAATATATCATGGTACAAGTGGTAAAAGACCCTCTGGGCACCAAAGGGGCACGTTTAACCACAGATATTACCATTCCTTCGCGTTATTTAGTGTTTATGCCAGATGCCACACATGTTGGCGTAAGTCAGCGTATTGAAACCGAAGAGGAACGCAGTCGCCTTAAAAAAATTGTGGCGCAATATAATGATGAAAATGGTGGCTTTATTGTCAGGACTGCAGCAGAAGGCGCGACCGAAGCCGAGCTGCAACACGATGCTGAGTTTTTGAAAAAGCTATGGCAGAAAATCATTGGACGTCGTCGAAAAACCAGTAAAGCAGCCATTTTGCACGAAGATCTGACTCTGGCGTTTAGAACATTACGTGATTATGTCGGCGAAGACATGGAGCGAATTCGCGTTGATTCAAAGCTGACCTATCAAGAGCTCAAAACCTTCACTGAAGAGTTCGTACCGCTGTTGTCTAATGCTTTAGAGTACTATCCAGGTGAGCGACCGATTTTCGACTTGTTTGACGTTGAGAGTGAAATTCAAAAAGCGCTACACAGGAAAGTAGAACTAAAATCGGGTGGCTATTTAATCATAGATCAAACTGAAGCAATGACGACAGTTGATGTAAATACTGGCGCGTTTGTTGGTCACCGAAACTTAGAAGAAACCATTTTTAATACCAATGTCGAAGCAACTTCAGCCATTGCTCGTCAGCTAAGACTCCGTAATTTAGGTGGTATCATCATCATTGACTTTATCGATATGGTGTCAGATGAACATAAGCGCCGTGTATTACATTCTCTAGAAACTGCACTTTCTAAAGACAGAGCAAAAGCCAATATTAACGGTTTGTCGGCTCTAGGCTTAGTTGAAATGACACGTAAACGAACGCGTGAAAGTTTAGAGCATATTTTATGTGATGTATGCCCATCATGTTCAGGTCGCGGCTCATTGAAAACAGTTGAAACTGTTTGTTATGAGATCCTGCGTGAGATCGTTCGAGTAAACCGCGCCTACGATGCCGATAAGTTCATGGTTTATGCATCTGCTGCGGTGAGTGAAGCATTAATTAATGACGAGTATCACAACCTTGCAGAGCTTGAACTGTTTATTGGTAAACAAGTCAGTATTCAAACTGAAAACTTGTATAGCCAAGAGCAGTTTGATGTTGTCATGATGTAA
- a CDS encoding YhdP family protein: protein MQVKAVCFFCLRKVWQLIAVTLVLLAVLVSVFRYSLPYANDYKHDLEVLINEQFDVDLRIGSITASWEGVGPALVLENVTFDDNNNSPIRLRIDNTSLQINVIESLRFLQLRSDYFVLEGFAADVDLNALDISTQQSDTEFEQQALIESLFLGESGHFAIKNSSLNLTMRNGKEHTLLLEDVIWQNNVLAHRGTGVVGIPGLTEGQLSADLLLTGKTLAELAGEVYFQASQVDLQDWLSPYLDENKQDLHTDINGQMWLSLAHGKVKNIQLNMKPSHIHWQQNDQAQQLSLMQAKGLMLPSESGWSLQSSEINFTRNNLAYTDISIVAELAERQSVWFKGLDLPLISEFIQLTNLPNTDLIAELAPEGALQGKLEFQAKAAPKVWLYSDKLKWQYARGIPATEPMRLEMNAIGEQAVIELSAQQGQLHTADMFAKPIAYEQLVGRFDIYKFNDHWRVTSDSIWLDNEDLTLAAEMQLRLLEHPELDLYVEVKGGNGKIAKNYFPQTLMAESLINYLNDAIKAGQHLGSQVLLSGKLADFPYIDKTGRFEVLSELTQAEFAFAPEWPAVKEAAATLHFVNERMDIYVDEGKLINQSIDGGVQVSLANLEQANNLIVDIKQTTPAQSLGAFFAETPLKDPLTNVFDVVQAQGSVTGDVLLDIDLKSLAVNATGRVLLDDNSVYLAQPGMQLNQVNGTLDFNDEIIDLKAATASWLDMPITLSVHGASHAQSYKVEIDTLLKASTDKLLPYGHGIMYGYLDGATDLKTHVTLDFAPQGFTYNADFKSDLVGLESLLPLPYSKEAETSWPLSGQVRGDDISNLITASIQEKLFFNAILENETGRFSNTHIIAARQDRGLAQQDFQVSIELPEVALVPWIDFIDRLIQLSAKPSDKPSMLPKLHEISAQINALTISGLPFNDFEMRLKPVAAGTQIRLNAKELRATVAVPEGGSSRPIQIESDFLRLNVPESESDAATSEPDSAESLQWLTRMPAIEMLCADCRVKTYQLDKVSLSMFGDGEKFNISELVVDKQDHVFRGQGSWQDGMTEISGIMNSRDIGELLSEFDLTSSIKDSKANMHYQLSWQGAPYKVHVPSLAGDIQWELGEGHLSEVSDKGARVFSLLSLDSLVRKLKLDFRDVFSKGFFYNSMEGSMQIAEGIAYTKDTKMDGVPADLTIQGFANLDTQEINYDLAVAPQVTSSLPVIVGWMVNPVTGIAALALDQVLHSARVISEIKFKVTGTMQEPVVTEIDRKSREIELPKPAQSEPPAPSEQPASQPVAEGGTVIQPPSDAGLTQSEKLETNQASLETQQNEQSKNTDKANEGGN, encoded by the coding sequence ATGCAGGTTAAAGCGGTATGTTTTTTTTGTTTGCGAAAAGTGTGGCAGCTAATTGCTGTCACGCTGGTTTTGCTTGCCGTTTTGGTCTCTGTTTTTCGTTATAGCCTGCCTTATGCGAATGACTATAAACACGACCTAGAAGTGCTCATTAATGAGCAATTCGATGTTGACTTGCGTATTGGTTCTATCACTGCAAGTTGGGAAGGCGTCGGTCCAGCCCTTGTTCTAGAAAACGTAACCTTTGATGATAATAATAATTCACCAATCCGACTGCGTATCGATAACACCAGTCTGCAAATTAATGTTATTGAGTCGTTACGCTTTCTGCAGCTGAGATCTGACTATTTTGTTTTAGAAGGTTTTGCCGCAGATGTCGATTTAAATGCACTAGATATCTCAACTCAACAAAGCGATACCGAGTTTGAACAACAGGCTTTAATAGAAAGCTTATTTCTGGGTGAGTCAGGGCACTTTGCAATCAAAAATAGCAGCCTTAACCTCACGATGCGCAATGGCAAAGAGCATACCTTGCTGCTTGAGGATGTTATTTGGCAAAACAATGTGTTGGCACACCGAGGCACAGGTGTGGTTGGGATCCCAGGACTCACCGAAGGGCAATTAAGTGCTGATTTACTTTTAACGGGTAAGACATTGGCTGAATTAGCTGGAGAGGTTTACTTTCAAGCGTCCCAAGTAGATCTGCAAGATTGGCTATCGCCTTATCTAGATGAAAATAAACAAGACCTACACACTGATATAAACGGTCAAATGTGGTTGTCATTGGCACATGGTAAGGTCAAAAACATTCAGTTGAATATGAAGCCGAGCCATATTCATTGGCAGCAAAATGATCAAGCACAGCAACTCAGTTTAATGCAGGCAAAAGGCTTGATGTTGCCAAGTGAATCTGGGTGGTCATTACAAAGTTCAGAGATAAACTTCACCCGTAATAATCTTGCTTACACAGATATTTCGATAGTTGCTGAATTGGCAGAGCGCCAATCCGTATGGTTTAAGGGGCTAGATTTACCACTTATTTCAGAGTTTATTCAATTAACTAATTTACCAAATACAGACTTAATTGCTGAGTTAGCCCCTGAAGGCGCACTGCAAGGTAAGCTCGAATTTCAGGCTAAGGCTGCACCTAAAGTGTGGCTCTACTCTGACAAACTAAAGTGGCAGTATGCCCGAGGTATCCCAGCCACTGAGCCAATGCGATTAGAAATGAACGCAATTGGAGAACAGGCAGTGATAGAGCTATCTGCACAACAAGGGCAGCTTCATACAGCAGATATGTTTGCTAAACCGATAGCCTATGAGCAGTTAGTTGGGCGCTTTGATATTTATAAATTTAATGATCACTGGCGTGTTACCAGTGATTCGATTTGGCTCGATAATGAAGACCTTACCCTTGCAGCAGAAATGCAGTTGCGGTTACTAGAGCACCCCGAACTTGATCTATATGTTGAAGTGAAAGGTGGCAATGGGAAAATCGCAAAAAATTATTTTCCACAGACTTTAATGGCTGAGTCACTCATCAACTATTTAAATGACGCCATCAAAGCGGGTCAGCACCTTGGCTCTCAAGTATTATTGTCAGGTAAGCTAGCAGATTTTCCGTATATAGATAAAACAGGTCGGTTCGAAGTTTTATCAGAACTCACTCAGGCAGAATTTGCATTTGCGCCCGAGTGGCCCGCGGTTAAAGAAGCGGCTGCGACCTTGCATTTTGTTAACGAGCGCATGGATATTTATGTTGATGAGGGCAAGCTAATTAACCAATCTATCGATGGCGGCGTACAAGTGAGTCTGGCAAACTTAGAGCAGGCAAATAACCTAATTGTCGATATAAAACAAACAACACCAGCGCAAAGCTTAGGCGCATTTTTTGCTGAAACTCCTCTAAAAGATCCTTTAACAAATGTATTCGATGTCGTACAAGCGCAAGGCTCTGTGACAGGAGACGTGTTACTCGATATCGACCTAAAAAGTCTCGCCGTAAATGCCACTGGCCGAGTGCTATTGGATGATAACTCAGTATATTTAGCTCAACCGGGCATGCAGTTAAACCAGGTGAATGGTACATTAGATTTTAATGACGAAATTATCGATTTAAAAGCGGCAACTGCATCTTGGTTAGATATGCCGATCACTTTATCGGTGCATGGTGCATCACACGCACAATCTTACAAGGTTGAAATAGATACGTTACTTAAAGCGAGTACGGATAAGCTATTACCTTATGGGCATGGGATCATGTACGGTTACTTGGATGGAGCAACCGACTTAAAGACGCATGTCACATTAGACTTTGCACCACAAGGATTTACTTATAACGCTGACTTTAAATCTGACTTGGTTGGCTTAGAAAGTCTTCTGCCGCTACCTTATAGCAAAGAAGCAGAGACCAGTTGGCCCTTATCTGGTCAAGTTCGTGGTGACGATATTTCAAATCTCATTACGGCAAGTATTCAAGAAAAGTTATTCTTTAATGCCATTTTAGAGAATGAAACCGGTCGCTTTAGCAATACTCACATTATTGCAGCAAGACAAGACCGAGGTTTAGCGCAACAAGATTTTCAAGTATCTATTGAGCTTCCTGAAGTTGCGTTAGTACCTTGGATCGACTTTATTGACCGATTAATTCAACTCAGTGCCAAGCCTTCAGACAAGCCTAGTATGTTGCCCAAGCTCCATGAAATTTCAGCACAAATAAATGCGCTAACGATTTCAGGTTTACCGTTTAATGATTTTGAGATGCGCTTAAAGCCCGTGGCAGCAGGCACTCAAATTCGTCTCAATGCCAAAGAGTTACGTGCTACGGTTGCGGTACCAGAGGGGGGCTCTAGCCGACCAATTCAAATTGAGAGTGATTTTTTACGTTTAAATGTACCAGAATCAGAATCTGATGCTGCCACCTCTGAACCTGATAGTGCTGAGTCGTTACAATGGCTAACTCGCATGCCTGCCATTGAAATGTTGTGTGCTGATTGTAGAGTGAAGACTTATCAATTAGATAAGGTATCACTTTCTATGTTCGGTGATGGGGAAAAGTTTAATATTTCAGAGTTAGTGGTTGATAAGCAGGATCATGTATTTCGAGGTCAAGGAAGTTGGCAAGACGGCATGACGGAGATCAGCGGGATCATGAATAGTCGTGATATTGGTGAGCTGCTTTCTGAATTCGACTTAACCTCGTCAATTAAAGATTCAAAAGCCAATATGCACTACCAGCTTAGTTGGCAAGGTGCGCCCTATAAAGTTCATGTGCCGAGTTTAGCTGGTGACATTCAATGGGAGTTAGGTGAAGGTCATTTATCAGAGGTAAGTGACAAAGGCGCACGAGTGTTCTCATTGTTGAGTTTAGATTCACTAGTACGTAAATTAAAACTCGATTTTCGCGATGTCTTTTCAAAAGGTTTCTTTTACAACAGCATGGAAGGAAGTATGCAAATCGCAGAGGGGATCGCGTACACCAAAGACACGAAAATGGATGGGGTTCCTGCTGATTTGACCATTCAAGGTTTTGCCAATTTAGACACCCAAGAAATTAACTATGATTTAGCGGTTGCGCCTCAAGTGACGTCGAGTTTGCCTGTGATTGTGGGGTGGATGGTGAACCCAGTAACGGGTATTGCCGCTTTGGCACTCGACCAAGTATTGCACTCGGCAAGGGTTATCTCTGAAATTAAGTTTAAAGTTACAGGCACTATGCAAGAACCAGTGGTAACTGAGATTGATAGAAAGAGTCGAGAGATCGAGCTCCCTAAACCTGCGCAAAGTGAGCCCCCAGCTCCGAGCGAGCAACCTGCTTCGCAGCCAGTTGCAGAAGGTGGGACTGTCATTCAGCCGCCTTCGGATGCAGGCCTTACTCAGAGTGAGAAGTTAGAAACGAATCAAGCTTCATTAGAAACGCAACAAAACGAACAAAGCAAAAACACAGATAAAGCGAACGAAGGAGGAAATTAA
- the tldD gene encoding metalloprotease TldD — protein MNNVEQNLLTDSQLTREQLEQTLSYIHQHQVDYADLYFQSSYNETWVLEDGLVKEGSYNIERGVGVRAVSGEKTGFSYSDAINIEALNKAAMAARSIAQAGESKTVQVFSDVSAKQQFAPLQPITSMSDNDKVALLKEIENYIRELAPDAQQVVSSMSAVYEEVLVAASDGTFATDIRPLIRLNCSVLLEKNGRRERGGAGGGARLDYGYFKELVDGKPRWMEYAKEAVRMAKVNLEAIDAPAGAMPVVLGAGWPGVLLHEAVGHGLEGDFNRKGASAFSGKVGEQVASSLCTVVDDGTMSDRRGSLNIDDEGTPAGYNVLIENGILKGYMQDKMNARLMGVAPTGNGRRESYAHLPMPRMTNTYMLPGEHSQEEIISTVKKGVFASNFGGGQVDITSGKFVFSASEAYLIEDGKITQPIKGATLIGNGPDVMHKISMVGNDLELDRGVGVCGKDGQSVPVGVGQPSLKIDEITVGGTA, from the coding sequence ATGAATAATGTTGAGCAGAACTTATTAACGGATAGCCAGCTTACCAGAGAGCAACTGGAGCAAACTCTAAGCTATATTCACCAACATCAAGTTGATTACGCAGATTTATACTTTCAATCAAGTTATAACGAGACTTGGGTGTTAGAAGATGGCCTCGTAAAAGAAGGCAGTTATAACATCGAGCGTGGTGTCGGTGTGCGTGCGGTATCAGGAGAAAAAACAGGTTTTTCATACTCAGATGCCATCAACATTGAAGCATTAAATAAAGCGGCAATGGCGGCGCGTAGTATCGCGCAAGCGGGTGAAAGCAAAACTGTACAAGTATTTAGTGATGTCTCAGCTAAGCAGCAATTTGCGCCACTGCAACCAATCACCAGCATGAGTGATAACGATAAGGTTGCACTATTAAAAGAGATTGAAAACTACATTCGTGAGCTTGCGCCTGATGCACAGCAGGTTGTCAGCTCCATGTCTGCTGTTTATGAAGAAGTGTTAGTGGCAGCCAGTGACGGTACTTTTGCAACCGATATTCGTCCGCTGATCCGCCTCAATTGCTCTGTATTACTTGAGAAAAATGGTCGCCGTGAACGTGGCGGTGCGGGTGGCGGTGCTCGTCTAGATTATGGCTATTTTAAAGAGCTAGTCGATGGCAAACCGCGCTGGATGGAATACGCCAAAGAAGCAGTTCGTATGGCAAAGGTAAACCTAGAAGCCATTGACGCACCAGCAGGTGCTATGCCGGTTGTATTAGGCGCTGGTTGGCCGGGCGTACTGTTGCATGAAGCGGTAGGTCATGGTTTAGAAGGCGACTTTAACCGTAAAGGCGCATCGGCATTCAGCGGAAAAGTGGGCGAGCAAGTGGCTTCTAGCTTATGTACCGTAGTCGATGATGGCACTATGTCAGATCGTCGAGGTTCTTTAAACATTGATGACGAAGGCACGCCAGCAGGTTACAACGTGCTTATTGAGAATGGCATTCTGAAAGGCTACATGCAAGATAAGATGAATGCGCGACTGATGGGCGTGGCTCCAACCGGCAATGGTCGTCGCGAGTCTTACGCGCATTTACCCATGCCACGTATGACCAATACCTATATGCTACCGGGTGAACACAGCCAAGAAGAGATCATCAGTACCGTGAAAAAAGGCGTGTTTGCCTCAAACTTTGGGGGTGGTCAGGTTGATATTACTTCGGGTAAGTTTGTATTCTCAGCCTCTGAAGCGTATTTAATTGAAGATGGCAAGATTACGCAACCGATTAAAGGTGCAACATTGATAGGTAATGGACCAGATGTAATGCATAAGATCTCTATGGTCGGTAACGATTTAGAGCTAGATCGCGGTGTTGGCGTATGTGGTAAAGATGGTCAAAGTGTTCCGGTTGGTGTGGGCCAGCCAAGCTTGAAAATCGACGAAATCACAGTTGGCGGTACAGCTTAA
- a CDS encoding rod shape-determining protein, with the protein MFKKLRGLFSNDLSIDLGTANTLIYVKEEGIVLNEPSVVAIRQERAGGPKSVASVGTAAKQMLGRTPGNIKAIRPMKDGVIADFYVTEKMLQHFIKQVHNNNFMRPSPRVLICVPCGATQVEKRAIRESAMGAGAREVYLIEEPMAAAIGAGLPVSEATGSMVVDIGGGTTEVAIISLNGVVYSSSVRIGGDKFDEAIINYVRRNFGSLIGEATAETIKHEIGSAFKSEEPIEIEVRGRNLAEGVPRSFTLNSHEILEALQEPLMGIVSAVMVALEQSPPELASDISAHGMVLTGGGALLKDLDRLLMEETGIPVVVADDPLTCVARGGGKALEMIDMHGGDVFSYD; encoded by the coding sequence ATGTTTAAAAAATTACGCGGATTATTCTCTAACGACCTATCAATCGATTTAGGTACGGCAAACACCCTTATTTATGTTAAAGAAGAAGGTATTGTATTAAACGAGCCTTCAGTAGTGGCTATTCGCCAAGAGCGTGCTGGTGGTCCAAAAAGTGTGGCATCGGTAGGTACTGCGGCTAAGCAAATGCTAGGCCGTACACCTGGCAACATTAAAGCCATTCGCCCAATGAAAGATGGGGTGATTGCTGATTTCTATGTGACTGAAAAAATGCTGCAGCACTTCATCAAGCAAGTGCACAATAATAATTTTATGCGTCCAAGTCCACGCGTACTTATTTGTGTACCTTGTGGTGCAACGCAAGTTGAAAAGCGTGCTATTCGTGAATCAGCAATGGGGGCTGGAGCCCGTGAGGTTTACCTAATTGAAGAGCCTATGGCAGCGGCGATTGGTGCTGGCTTACCAGTATCTGAAGCAACCGGCTCTATGGTTGTCGATATCGGTGGTGGTACAACCGAAGTTGCGATTATCTCGTTAAACGGTGTGGTTTATTCATCATCTGTGCGTATCGGTGGTGATAAGTTTGATGAAGCGATCATCAACTATGTGCGTCGTAACTTTGGTAGTTTAATCGGCGAAGCGACCGCAGAGACTATCAAGCATGAAATTGGTTCGGCATTTAAGAGCGAAGAGCCTATTGAAATTGAAGTTCGCGGTCGTAACCTAGCGGAAGGTGTGCCACGTTCATTTACTCTAAATTCACATGAAATCTTAGAAGCACTACAAGAGCCATTAATGGGTATCGTGAGTGCGGTAATGGTTGCACTAGAGCAATCTCCACCAGAGCTTGCTTCTGATATCTCAGCCCACGGTATGGTACTAACGGGTGGTGGAGCGCTACTAAAAGATCTAGATAGACTACTGATGGAAGAAACGGGTATTCCAGTAGTTGTTGCTGATGACCCTCTCACATGTGTTGCTCGTGGCGGTGGTAAGGCGTTAGAAATGATTGATATGCATGGTGGTGATGTATTTAGCTACGACTAA